The following DNA comes from Natranaerovirga pectinivora.
TCTATAGGTGATTTATCAAAAAATTTTAATGGGTTTGAATATAGTAAAGAAATAAAAGATCTCTCTTTTCAAATTAATAATGCCATCATAGGGTTAAAAAAAATAATATTTAATATAAATGATCAAGCGGATACTTTATATGGTGCCAGTGAAGATTTAAAAGAGAATTCAAGTAAGAATAGTGAATCCTTTGAAACGGTTATTGGTTCCATGAAAGAATTAGCTTCAGGTACATCAGAACAAGCAGAATATCTATCTGATGCAGCTGAAAAAATAAGTTATCTTTCAGAGTTAATACATAAAGTTACAGAGGATACTGAGAACATTGCAATGGATTCAAAAAAGTTATCAGATGCTGCTATAACGGGTCAAAACATCACAAATCAAGTAAATGGACAAATTAATGAGATATATGAATCAACACAGGATATTAAATTGGTAATAAATGAGTTAAATAAAACTTCAGAAGAAATTGGAAAAATCACATCAGTAATTAAAACCATTGGAGAACAGACAAGTTTATTAGCTTTAAATGCGGCAATAGAGGCTGCAAGAGCAGGGGAGCATGGAAGAGGTTTTGCAGTTGTAGCAGATGAAACTAGAAAACTAGCAGGGCAATCAATGGATGCAACCAAAATGATTAAATCGCTCCTAGAGCAAATGAACAAAAGGAATTCAGACATTGTAGGTGTAATTAATAAAGGGGTTTCACAAGCTGAAACAGGCAAGGCGTTCGCTCAAACGGCTAGTGATACTTTTAAAGAAATTTTTGGCGTATTAAAAGAAAATACGATGAAGATAGAAGTCGTTGCAAATTCAGCTAAAGAGATAACTAAGAATAGTGGGAGTGTTAATGAAACAATATCAAGTATTGCAGCTTTTAGTGAAGAAATTATGGCTAGTACCCAAGAAGTATTAGCTGTGAGTCAACAGCAAAACGAATATACAGATCATATTACAGTTTTGTCTAAGAGTCTAAATAATACAGCAACAACTCTAAAACAATCAATAACCCTGTATATGAGTTTTAGTTTTTTTGGGAATCAATCACGTAAGGACAGTACTGAAAAAGCAATAAATACATATCTAATTAAAAATCCTTACTTGAAGGTTAATTACACAGATACGGTTAAGGATAGCAAACTGTTTTATCCTTTAATGGTTGATAAACTAAAAAAAGGGAATGGAGCAGATTTGATTCAAATAAATCAGCCTTGGCTTCCAGAATTAAAAGAAATGGGAGATTACTTTGTAGACCTATCTAAAGAACCAAATATGGATTTATCAGGCTTTGATAAAAAAGCATTAGATATGTGTTCTGTAAATGGTCATTTAATGGGCTTACCTACAGGTTTAAATGCATTATCATTACATATCAATGATGATTTTTTTAAAAGTCATAATATC
Coding sequences within:
- a CDS encoding methyl-accepting chemotaxis protein, whose product is MKRIKRVFNFLLGWLIKMSVFQQILIVSLMTSLIATTTLFISIGDERVLAVKLTVGVWLGFILFNSIVKLILIQGLNKPLKLLEKTTDAMSIGDLSKNFNGFEYSKEIKDLSFQINNAIIGLKKIIFNINDQADTLYGASEDLKENSSKNSESFETVIGSMKELASGTSEQAEYLSDAAEKISYLSELIHKVTEDTENIAMDSKKLSDAAITGQNITNQVNGQINEIYESTQDIKLVINELNKTSEEIGKITSVIKTIGEQTSLLALNAAIEAARAGEHGRGFAVVADETRKLAGQSMDATKMIKSLLEQMNKRNSDIVGVINKGVSQAETGKAFAQTASDTFKEIFGVLKENTMKIEVVANSAKEITKNSGSVNETISSIAAFSEEIMASTQEVLAVSQQQNEYTDHITVLSKSLNNTATTLKQSITLYMSFSFFGNQSRKDSTEKAINTYLIKNPYLKVNYTDTVKDSKLFYPLMVDKLKKGNGADLIQINQPWLPELKEMGDYFVDLSKEPNMDLSGFDKKALDMCSVNGHLMGLPTGLNALSLHINDDFFKSHNIPLDTKWNWDTLYEIGTKVHQRNNSHYLLASSTKEFTLLLMKMYVRQKTGKQFIEDDFTVGFDQQVLIDMYKYFKKLVECGALLTSIASLRDSSGNQYDDIEESDSFGDRIGIVCRWVSDYEKSTKDIFRGCKVSISIPPISKSAKTSGIPVKPQLMLGVNKNSDNVKEVVKFLNWIYNDPEGIKAWGTNRGPSPTVIGKKVQEDEKMINPNISNALTLALENGGSSENQISNYGTVIKVFSDINDKVFQGNIAPEEGADQLVKSIDKILEKLRKKQRKTKNRKQ